From the genome of Bacteroidales bacterium:
ACAAGCAAAAAAAATGAATTTATAATTAGTCGCTACACAACAGAAGGTACTTTAGAATGTTCAAACACCTTCATTATCCAAACTCCAGGGTTTGACATTTCAAAACAATATGAGTTTACTTATGTATCTCATTGTACAAAATGTACCTTGTTACAGAATAATAAACGGCATATCTTGTTAAAAATAAGGAAGATATAAAACAGCCTGCTTCTTTAAATCGGTAATAATCACATAATTAGTTTCTTATGAAAAGAAATTTAATGTTGATGCAACTTTTTTGCCGAAAAACATATCATATTATTAGTGATATTATAATTATTATTACTATTTTTACCTACTTTTTTCTTATTAAAATAATTGGATGTATGGGTAATTTAAACAAATTTTTACAACAGCTGTCATTAATTTTCTTATTATTAGGTGTATATAATATTGTATTTTCTCAAACAATAGTGTATCAAGATTTTGAAGGAGGTGCCGATAACTGGAATTATTCAGAATCTCCGGTTGCTTATAATGTGTCCGGAGATATTTGGGACATAGTATCATCATTAAACTCTGTTAATCCTTCAAGTAATAGTGCGATGTGGGGTATGCAAGATTTAGATAATGCAAGCGGTGGCGGAACTTTTGACCATACTCTTACATTTGCTTCTGTAGATGTAAGTACCGTAATAGGAGCACAAATTTCATTTGACTACTATACATTCGGATTTGAAATAGGTGACTATTTAAAATATGAAATTTTTGAAGACGGAGTAGGACAAGGGCAAATCCGGTTAGATCAAAATACCCAAGAATGGAGAACTATAACATATAATGTACCGGATGTTGTTAATAGTGTTTACATTGTACTGATCGGTTATATGGATACAGGTTCCGATTACGGAATGTTTGACAATGTTAAAATCAGTGGTACAACAAGCGGAAGTCCGTTAGTTGCTGTTTCGCAAACAACTTTTAATTTTGATAATGTTTATACAGGAACTTTTAATTCTGAGCCGGTGCAATATACTGTAAGAGGTGCAAATTTAAGTGCTGATATTGTAATCACAGCTCCTGCCGGATATGAAGTATCTACATTTTGCACTTCCGGTTATGCAAATTCTCTTACATTGACACAATCCGGAGGAACAGTTGCGGAAACAACAATTTATACAAGGTTTAATCCAAACAGTTACGGTATTTTTACGGGTAACTTTACACATACTTCTACCGGGGCAACAACTAAAAACATTGTAGTTGACGAAACAAATGTTGCATCAAATTTACCCGGAACATACTATAGCACAGCCACGGGAACCGGAGCAACATTAAAAACTCAACTTCATAATATTATTAACGGGCATACGGTTATAACCTACGGTGATTTATGGACTAACTTTTACACAACAGATGATAAACCAAACAGTCACAAAGTTTGGGATATGTATTCAGATCAAGCTTGCGGGACACCTGCTTATGAATACCAATTCGGTATAGATCAAACCCGAACAACTGTTACAGTTGTTGAAGGAGATACTTATGAAAGAGAACATACATTTCCTAAAAGTTGGTGGGGTTACACAGACGGCGTAGGAGATACAATGTACACTGATATTTTTGCAATAATCCCTGCAGATGCGTATTGTAACAGAGAACGTGTGAATTACCCTTACGGTAAAGTTACAGCACCATCAATTACTTTTACAAACGGGGCAATGGTCGGTCCGAATACTTACGGTACTTATACCGGAACTGTTTATGAACCTGTTGATGAATATAAAGGTGATTTAGCACGAAATATGTTTTATATGGCAACACGTTATGACGATATTATAGCCGGATGGGAACTTAACAGCCCGCGAGGTGATGCCGCTCTTAACGGAACACAATGGCCGTCTTTTGAACAATGGTTTATAGATATGTTGCTCAGTTGGCACATTCAAGATCCTGTTTCTCAAAAAGAAAAAAACAGAAATGACGATATCTATCTTGTACAAGGCAACCGAAATCCTTATATTGATAATCCGAACTTTGCAAATTTAGTCTGGGGAACACCGGGAACTTCCACAATTACTGCCGGCACAGCTGCTCCGGCTACAATATCTTCTTTAACCGATACACAAATTGAAGCTGTTTTAAATTTTGAGTTTGTATTTAACGATGACGGATTAACCCCGTCTGCCGATACAGAACCCACAATGTTTTCGCAACTCGAAATTGTGCAGGGTATCGGTAATGCCGTAGAATTAGCAGATTGGACACAAGCCATAGCAGGGGCGGAACTTTCTGACGGTACAACAATCGTTGCGGCAACAATATCATCAACAAAATTAACCTTTTCTCCTTTGGCATTTTCAAGTGCAGGTGATTTTGGTTATATAGCAGATAACGGAAGCAAAACATACACACTTAAAATTTGGCTTAATTCCGCACTTGGCGGAACTCTTCCTGCTACCATCGACGGAAAAGATTTTGTATTTGATATTTTAGCTTCAGGATTTACTTTTGAAGGAACAAGCAGCACTCTAGCCGACGGTGAATCTGAAACTTCGGGAGACGGTCTTAATGTCGTTGAGGTTATTGCTACTGCTCTTAATATAATTCAGCAACCTTCCGATGCCAATGTTAATATTGCAATGGTGCCCGATGTCACTATTGAAGCAATTGATGCAAACGGAAACAGAGATTTAGACCATGCTGATAATATTACTGTGGTTTCCACGGGAATTACTACTGTTTCTCCTATTATAGGATTGCTCTCAAACGGCTTAGCAACATTCTCAAATATAGTACATAGTCAAGCAGGAGTAGGTTTGATATTAACTGCTTCATCGGGAACATTACCGGATATTAATTCCGGAACATTTATTATTTCTGCTCCTAAAAGTGCAGATTCTGATGTTATACCGGTTGCAGCCAGTGAATCTGCTACGGTACCGTCTAATGAAAACACCCCCGGACCCTTAACTTCCGTGCAGGGAATACAAGTTTGGCAATTTACGATTAGAGACGGAGGAGGCTTGGCTGATGCTGATGAATTCGCAACAATTGTAAATCAGATTGTTATAACGCAAAATGCAGGTAATTCTATGAACGATTGGGATGATGCAATTTTAGCATGTGATTTGTTCGACGGAACAACACATATCGCTTCTGCTGTTATAGGAAATACAACACTTACATTTTCCGGTGCTCCGTTGGTTACGGTGCCTGATAACGGAAATCTTACGCTTACATTAAGACTTTCTCTTCAGTTGAACCCTAATAACTTAGGTAATAACTTGGACGGAGATGATTTTGTGTTTAATATATTAAGCACAAATATAACTGCCGATGCTTCAGGTTCAGGATTTAGCTCATTTACGGGGACTCAATCAACAAACAGTATGAACGTTTTTGAGATTGTAACTACCAAGTTATTGTTTGTTCAGCAACCTACAAGTGTAGGTGTCGGTATTGCAATGACACCGGATGTAACTGTCGAAGCAACAGACGCAAACGGAAACAGAGACTTAGATTTTAATGCAAATATTACATTGACTTCAACAGGAACTATGACAGGAGACCCTATTACTGTTACAGCAGTTTCCGGGTTAGCAACATTTTCAGGTATAATACATACAGCAATAGGTACAAATTATACAATGACGGCATCAACTGTAAGTCTTACTGATGCAACAAGTACAAATTTTGATATACTCGATATAACGGTTTTAGAACCCGGAGATTTAATGGTATTAGCTGTAAATACAGACAATCAAATTATTTCAGGAGAAGAATTTACATTCATTTGTTTTAAAGATTTAAAAGAAGGAACTGCCATTGATTTTACCGATAACGGTTGGGAAAGAGATTTTCCGGGTAAGTGGGGAGGCACAGAAGGAGTAATCAGACTTTCAAGAGCAGGAGGTGCCGGTATCTTACCTGCAGGAACCAGTGTAACTGTTGTGATGAATGATGCTGCCGGTTATAATGAAACCGACTTTGATATATTTGTCGGAGGAGTAGATGAATTGCTTGGAACTCCTAAGTGGACAATTTCTGAATTAAATCCGACAGACGGCTCAGGTTATAATATGAATGCATCTGATGATTTATGGATTATGCAAAACGGAGATTGGATAGAAAATGATACAAGCACAGATCCTACAAATCAAGATGATGATTATACCGGTAATGTTCTTTACGGTTGGACTGCAACAGGTTGGCCGGGAGGTGATGCTGCAAGTTCCACTTCATTTTCAAACCTATACCCATTCTCAGATTGCTTTAATACAGATGTAAGTGCCGGTTTATTAGATGAAACCGGAAATAATGCAACAGCAACTGAAAGAAGCAAAGTAAGATATACCGGAGATACAACAGCAACTTCAAAATACGGCTGGATTGCTCGTGTAAATGATGTTGCAAACTGGACAGGTTTTGACACTGATTCTAAATATGATACATATTCTGACGGGACTCACCCTAATTATGAATACAGGCAAACAGGAATTACAATAACAATTAATCCCGGCGGTTTTGTTTCCGGGGTTTGGACAGGTGCCGGCGGTGTTGAATGGTTTGATTGTGCAAATTGGCAAAACTTAACCGTTCCTGATGCAACAACAGATGTTTTATTCGGAACAGCTGCCGTAAGCAATGCGATTATTGACGCTTCAACGCCAAAAGCAATAGAATATGGCGGAATTGCAGAATGCAACGATTTAACAATATCTAACCAAAGTTTAACACTTGAAGCTAGTGTGGATAATAAAATAGAAGTTAACGGAAATTTATTAATTGACGGCACAGGTGTGTTGGATATGGATGACGGCACCGTGGCTGATGACGGACAAATGTATCTGTCAGGAAACTGGACAAATCAAGGAAATTTAAGTTCATTCTTGCAAGGGCATAGCACAATACATTTATTAGGTACCGGTTTACAAACAATTTCTACCGACGGAACATTTGAAGAAAGTTTCTATAATTTATTGGTAAACAATACTTCAACAACAGGAATTCAGCAAAATTCTGATGTTACTGTTGAAGGAGAACTAACCCACATTTTGGGCGAACATGATTTAAACGGAAACAATATTACATTACAAGGGAATTATACAAATACTTCAGGCTTATTTATAGGTGATATAGCTTCAGATTTTACGATTATCGGTGCAGGTACTTTAGGAGATATTTATTTTGAAACAGATTTCAATCTGAATAATTTTACTATGAACCGTGCGGCAACAAATGCAAATCTTATGACGAACCTATCCGTAAATTCAGATATGACAATTTCGGCAGGTTCTGTTACATTAAATTCCCCGAACCAATACGATGTTTTCGGATTGTTAAATAACTCAGTAGGAACAACAGGGCTTATTATTAAGTCAGATATTAACGGAACAGCTTCTTTAATTCATAATACTGCTGTTGTAAATGCAACTGTTGAACGTTATTTATCCGGTTACAATTGGCATTATGTTTTTTCTCCGCTTTCAGCTGTTCCTTTAACGCAAGTAAATCAAATTGACGGAACAGGAAACATAAATCCGAACTTTTATTTTTATGACGAAACACAAGCTGATTATTGGGATGCAACAACTATATACGGAACAAGCGGGTGGACAACTGCTGTTGATTTTGCCGTTGATAAAGGTTATATTCTTTATCATACAGCTAATCTGACATATAATTATACGGGCGGAAGTTTATTTGCAGGGCAAAAAGATTTTACTCTTTCATATAATGACAGCGGAACAGGAAATATTAATACAAACGGAGTAACAGCAGATTGGGACGACTTTGAAGGATGGAACTTGCTCGGAAATCCTTATCCTTCTGCAATAGATTGGGATAATGCCGGTATAGATAAAACATATATTGAAAATGTAATATATTATTATGATGATTCGGTAGATAAATACCTGTATTACGGAAGCGGAACAACTTTTTCGCAAGGTATTACAGTCGGAGGAGGTTCAAGTTTTATTCCTGCGGGGCAAGCTGTTTTTGTGAAATCTTTAAGCAACGGTAACACACAAAACTTAGCAATCCCGAATAATGCTCGAGCACATAGTTTACAGGCTTTCTGGAAAACACAAAATAAAAATAATAATTTGATAAGAATACAAATTGAGAATGAAGGTTATACCGATGAAACAGTTATTCGTACTTTAATTCCCGAGTCAAATGTTTCGGAAGGCTTTGATGCAGATTATGATGCACATAAATTATTTGCAATTAATAAAACAAATCCGCAATTATATACCGAAGATTTGCCGGGTTCTCATTCTTTTGCAATAAACAGTATTCCTGAAATTCACGAAAATAAAATTGTTCCTTTAAAAATGCACATAGGTAAAAACGGAATATATGCATTGCATACAACTGAATTTAATTTTGAAAATACTCACGTTTGGTTAGAAGATGTTGTTCTTAACACAAAAACTCGTATTTATGAGCATAAAGCCTATCATTTTTCTCAATCTGTTGAAAATTATGAAAATCGCTTCTTTTTGCATTTTGATATAAATAATAAACCTGTTGTTAATATTAAAATACCTGATCAAGAAACTGAGGTTCATGAAGACTATATATATAATTTGCCCGAAAATGTTTTTATTGACAACGATTTTGAAGATGTTTTAACAATAACAGCAAGCCTGTCGTCAGGCGAAGAATTGCCTGTTTGGTTAGAATTTAATTCCGAACTAATGAATTTTTCGGGAATACCCGACGAAGTTCAGACTTTAGAAATTAAACTTACGGCAAAAGATATATTCGGGGCGGAAGTTTCTGATATTTTTTCTTTAAATGTAAAAAGCCTTGTTTCGGTTTCCGTTTTAAATGAGCAATCTGTTTTTGTATATCCTAACCCTACTAATGATGTTATTAATATTTTTATTAAGAACAATAATTTAAAAGGTAATATTAAAATATCAAATGTTAACGGTCAAGAACTGTTTAATAAAACAATCAATTCAAACAATTCTAAAATTGATTTAAGTAAATATCCGTCGGGTGTTTATTTTATTGAAATAAAAACAAATAATAAAACTGTAATAAAGAAAATTGTTAAAAAATAACAGTAAGATAATAGCTGACAAAAGTTGATTTTTTGCTTTTTATTTAAAAAAACTATATATTTGAAACCTAAAAACAGTATTTCCCGTATATAGGAAATAAAGTTTAATAAAACATAATTCATTATGATACAATTCTTTTGCAAAGTTAAATATATTTCTTTTCAATGTGAATGGTGGGGAGAAATTTTATAATTTAATAGCCTCCTTTCATCTCCGTTTTTATTTCGAATAATACCTTTTTGAATATAAAACAATACATATTTAATAATTCTGACAATAAATTCAGAAGAAAATATAAAAAAAATATTTACAGAAATTGCAACCTTTTCTGTTTATTCTTAATCTATATAAATATAAAGTATTATGTAGTAATTGAATATTACTGAAATAACTAATACAAAATACATAAATAAGTAAAACATGAAGAAGATTTTTATTTTTTCGTTGTTGTTTTTATTAACAACTGTAGGATTTACCCAAAAAATATTATTTGATAATACAAAAAGCGAACAAGCAGGTAATGCCGACTGGATTCCGGATGCAGACGCTCCGATTCCGTTTCCTGCACAATCCGGGATTACAGGAAATTCGTTCCCGACTCCAACCGGTGATGTTGATACATACTGGTCAGGTGCCCTGTCAATGTGGGGAATAGAAATGGCTAAACGAGGTTATACTATTGAAACTTTACCGAGTTCCGGAAGTATTACTTACGGTGATGCCGGGAATACACAAGATTTATCAAACTATGATATTTTTGTAGCCTGTGAACCTAATAATCCTTTTACGGCAGCGGAAAAAACAGCTATACTTACTTTTGTTCAAAACGGAGGAGGTCTCTTTATGATTGCTGACCATAATATTGCCGACAGAGACGGGGATGGATGGTCAGCTGATGAGGTTTGGAACGATTTAATGGCAGGAGACCCTTTCGGCATGCAATTCAATACAGCTTCAGATATAACGGAAACAATAAGTACCAACATTGCAAATTTACCGGGCGATCCGTTATTACACGGTGTAGCCGGTGATGTTGACGGAGTAGAGTTTCACGGAGGAGCTACTTTAGACATAAATACGACAAACAATCCTTCTGTAATAGCGGTCGCTTATGAAACAGGGGCTGCAAATCCCGGTACTGCCGGTGTCATGTGTGCTTATGCTACATACGGAAGCGGAAGAGTTGTAGGTTTGGGAGACAGTTCTGCGGCAGAAGATGATACACCTAACGGCGGAACGACATATCCCGGATGGATACAACCCATAGGCTCTACTTACGGAGCTATATTTGATATGGACAACGGCCGTTTAATTACGAATGCTACAATTTGGCTTCTCGGAACAGCAGGACCTGCACTTTCAGCAACACCTTCATCAATAACCGGATTAGATTATGTTACAGGAGCAGGACCCTCTGCCGAACAAACATTTGATGTTTCGGGAAGTTTATTAGACGGTTCGCAAGTTACAGTTACGGCACCGACTAATTTTGAAGTGTCATTAACATCAGGAGGACCTTTCAGTGCAAGTGTAACCATTCCTTATACAGCACCGACTTTAAGTGCTACAACAGTTTATGTACGTCTTATTTCAGGGCTTGCCGTAAACTCATACAGCGGTAATGTATCCCTTGTCGATAACGGAACCGCATCAACAATTAATGTTGCTGTCAGCGGAAATGTGACATCCGGGGCTGCGGGGTGTGCTTCTGATTTGATAATATCACAAGTTAACGAGAACGGTGCTGATAAATATGTTGAAATAGCAAATTTTACAGGAAGTTCTGTAAGTTTAATCGATTATGATTTAGTAGTTTATGCTAACGGGGCAACAGCACCGACTTCTACTATTGACTTAACTGATGCCGCATCAATAGCAGATGGCGATGTCTGGGTTCTGGCTAATGCCAATGTATCAATTACAGCAGACCAAGTATCAGGAAGTTTTGCTCCAAACGGAGATGATGTTATTGCTTTAAGAAAAACTTCAACAAATATTGATGTTTTTGGGACTATAGGAAATAGCACTGCTTGGTATGCAGATCAGCAGTACATTCGGAATTCAAATATTACAGCTCCGACAACAACTTATGCATCCGGTGATTGGATTATTACAGCATATGGAGGTGGCGACCCGGGTACTTTAGGTGCACATACTATGGATTGCGGAGCAATCCCGACATTATCTGTTACACCATCTACATTAACAGGTTATTCTTATATTTTTGGTTCCGGTCCCTCAGCTTCACAAAACTTCAGTTTGTCCGGAACTGACTTAGACGGCACGCAAGTTACCGTAACAGCTCCTACAAATTATGAAGTATCAACTGATAACATAACATTCACACCGAGTGTAGTTATTGCTTATACAGCTCCGACATTAGGTGCTACAACAATTTACGTTCGCCTTAAAGCCGGCTTGGCAGTAGGTTTATACAACGGCGAGCTTGTAACATGTTCAGATGACGGAACAGCTTCGAATGTTACGGTCTCAAATGACGGCGAGGTTTTACAACCGACTTTATCCGTTACTCCTGCAACTTTAACAGGATATTCATATATTGTAGGTTCCGGTCCCTCAGCTTCACAAAACTTCAGTTTGTCCGGAGCAAACTTAGACGGAACTCAAGTTACAGTTACGGCACCCACAAATTATGAAGTATCAACTGATAACACAACATTCACACCGAGTGTAGTTGTTTCTTATACAGCACCTACATTAAATGCTACCACAATTTATGTCAGACTTAAAGCCGGCTTGGCAGTAGGTTTATACAATGGCGAACTTGTAACATGTTCTGATAACGGAACAGCTTCGAATGTTACCGTTTCAAATGACGGTGAAGTAACTGCCCTTCCTGCCGTAACATTAGCTGATAACGGAACACAAGTTGCCGCAGCAAATGTTTCTCAAAATACTGCAAAACATAATTTGCACACATTTAAACTGACAGTTGCGAATAATACGACCACACTTTCACAGGTAGATTTTACTTCTGCAGGAACTTATATTGCAACTGATATTACTAAATTTCAACTTTGGTATCATACTGTTAATGATTTAGCAGCCGCAACTCAAATAGGAGCAGATATTTTATTAACTCTCGGAGTCGGCACACATTCATTTACCGGATTGTCGCAAGCTTTAGCTGTAGGAGATGCTTTTTTCTGGATTACTACTGATATTGATGTAGCCGCAACAGTCGGAAATACAATAAATGTAAATGCAGTTGCAACGACTGACTTAACATTTACAAGCGGAACAAAA
Proteins encoded in this window:
- a CDS encoding endonuclease, with the protein product MGNLNKFLQQLSLIFLLLGVYNIVFSQTIVYQDFEGGADNWNYSESPVAYNVSGDIWDIVSSLNSVNPSSNSAMWGMQDLDNASGGGTFDHTLTFASVDVSTVIGAQISFDYYTFGFEIGDYLKYEIFEDGVGQGQIRLDQNTQEWRTITYNVPDVVNSVYIVLIGYMDTGSDYGMFDNVKISGTTSGSPLVAVSQTTFNFDNVYTGTFNSEPVQYTVRGANLSADIVITAPAGYEVSTFCTSGYANSLTLTQSGGTVAETTIYTRFNPNSYGIFTGNFTHTSTGATTKNIVVDETNVASNLPGTYYSTATGTGATLKTQLHNIINGHTVITYGDLWTNFYTTDDKPNSHKVWDMYSDQACGTPAYEYQFGIDQTRTTVTVVEGDTYEREHTFPKSWWGYTDGVGDTMYTDIFAIIPADAYCNRERVNYPYGKVTAPSITFTNGAMVGPNTYGTYTGTVYEPVDEYKGDLARNMFYMATRYDDIIAGWELNSPRGDAALNGTQWPSFEQWFIDMLLSWHIQDPVSQKEKNRNDDIYLVQGNRNPYIDNPNFANLVWGTPGTSTITAGTAAPATISSLTDTQIEAVLNFEFVFNDDGLTPSADTEPTMFSQLEIVQGIGNAVELADWTQAIAGAELSDGTTIVAATISSTKLTFSPLAFSSAGDFGYIADNGSKTYTLKIWLNSALGGTLPATIDGKDFVFDILASGFTFEGTSSTLADGESETSGDGLNVVEVIATALNIIQQPSDANVNIAMVPDVTIEAIDANGNRDLDHADNITVVSTGITTVSPIIGLLSNGLATFSNIVHSQAGVGLILTASSGTLPDINSGTFIISAPKSADSDVIPVAASESATVPSNENTPGPLTSVQGIQVWQFTIRDGGGLADADEFATIVNQIVITQNAGNSMNDWDDAILACDLFDGTTHIASAVIGNTTLTFSGAPLVTVPDNGNLTLTLRLSLQLNPNNLGNNLDGDDFVFNILSTNITADASGSGFSSFTGTQSTNSMNVFEIVTTKLLFVQQPTSVGVGIAMTPDVTVEATDANGNRDLDFNANITLTSTGTMTGDPITVTAVSGLATFSGIIHTAIGTNYTMTASTVSLTDATSTNFDILDITVLEPGDLMVLAVNTDNQIISGEEFTFICFKDLKEGTAIDFTDNGWERDFPGKWGGTEGVIRLSRAGGAGILPAGTSVTVVMNDAAGYNETDFDIFVGGVDELLGTPKWTISELNPTDGSGYNMNASDDLWIMQNGDWIENDTSTDPTNQDDDYTGNVLYGWTATGWPGGDAASSTSFSNLYPFSDCFNTDVSAGLLDETGNNATATERSKVRYTGDTTATSKYGWIARVNDVANWTGFDTDSKYDTYSDGTHPNYEYRQTGITITINPGGFVSGVWTGAGGVEWFDCANWQNLTVPDATTDVLFGTAAVSNAIIDASTPKAIEYGGIAECNDLTISNQSLTLEASVDNKIEVNGNLLIDGTGVLDMDDGTVADDGQMYLSGNWTNQGNLSSFLQGHSTIHLLGTGLQTISTDGTFEESFYNLLVNNTSTTGIQQNSDVTVEGELTHILGEHDLNGNNITLQGNYTNTSGLFIGDIASDFTIIGAGTLGDIYFETDFNLNNFTMNRAATNANLMTNLSVNSDMTISAGSVTLNSPNQYDVFGLLNNSVGTTGLIIKSDINGTASLIHNTAVVNATVERYLSGYNWHYVFSPLSAVPLTQVNQIDGTGNINPNFYFYDETQADYWDATTIYGTSGWTTAVDFAVDKGYILYHTANLTYNYTGGSLFAGQKDFTLSYNDSGTGNINTNGVTADWDDFEGWNLLGNPYPSAIDWDNAGIDKTYIENVIYYYDDSVDKYLYYGSGTTFSQGITVGGGSSFIPAGQAVFVKSLSNGNTQNLAIPNNARAHSLQAFWKTQNKNNNLIRIQIENEGYTDETVIRTLIPESNVSEGFDADYDAHKLFAINKTNPQLYTEDLPGSHSFAINSIPEIHENKIVPLKMHIGKNGIYALHTTEFNFENTHVWLEDVVLNTKTRIYEHKAYHFSQSVENYENRFFLHFDINNKPVVNIKIPDQETEVHEDYIYNLPENVFIDNDFEDVLTITASLSSGEELPVWLEFNSELMNFSGIPDEVQTLEIKLTAKDIFGAEVSDIFSLNVKSLVSVSVLNEQSVFVYPNPTNDVINIFIKNNNLKGNIKISNVNGQELFNKTINSNNSKIDLSKYPSGVYFIEIKTNNKTVIKKIVKK